A portion of the Mesobacillus jeotgali genome contains these proteins:
- a CDS encoding Ger(x)C family spore germination protein, whose product MIIKKLFLLTVSAVLLSGCVEKEIIDDVNIEMGVGYDMVEDDLIEGTIMIPIFNPDKKIGNFTYSARAASARDLVQEVQRKSPQPIVTGSLEIALFGKDVARKGINDFTDAFQRDASIGAGVYFAVADESSKRILTGTYGNRGNAVHLSQLIEHNMKTKNLPMTNMHLYLLDLYQEGKDPYLPIFKKVEPEVIDIVGIALFKDDKLMGELSPEKMFFFKLLTDKFSEGSYKLELGKDTALIKNLDSKHKMKVVRRNPYSVTVDIKIHGLIREYTGQLVTPAVVKEIEKAFEAKVNKEATAMIKDFQEKGIDPVGFGHFVKSKTRGFDFKRWEDGYKNMTVHVNTDVIITEVGIIE is encoded by the coding sequence ATGATAATTAAAAAACTATTTCTGCTCACTGTTTCGGCCGTCCTCCTTTCAGGCTGTGTGGAAAAAGAAATTATTGATGATGTCAATATTGAAATGGGCGTGGGCTATGACATGGTTGAGGATGACTTGATTGAAGGTACCATCATGATTCCCATATTCAATCCTGATAAAAAAATCGGCAACTTCACATACTCTGCCAGGGCTGCAAGTGCCAGGGATCTTGTCCAGGAAGTACAGCGGAAATCTCCCCAGCCGATTGTCACAGGATCCCTGGAAATAGCGTTGTTTGGGAAGGATGTTGCCAGAAAAGGAATCAACGATTTTACCGATGCCTTTCAGCGCGACGCAAGTATCGGTGCAGGGGTTTATTTTGCAGTAGCAGATGAATCGTCTAAACGCATATTAACTGGTACATATGGCAACCGGGGCAACGCCGTTCATTTGTCTCAACTGATCGAGCACAATATGAAAACCAAAAATCTGCCCATGACCAATATGCATCTCTATTTACTTGATCTTTATCAGGAAGGGAAAGATCCCTACCTCCCAATATTTAAAAAGGTGGAGCCTGAAGTCATTGATATAGTAGGAATTGCTCTATTCAAGGATGATAAACTCATGGGCGAACTCTCTCCAGAAAAAATGTTTTTCTTCAAGCTGCTGACAGATAAGTTCAGTGAAGGATCATATAAACTCGAATTAGGTAAGGACACGGCTTTGATTAAGAATTTAGATTCAAAACATAAAATGAAAGTGGTCAGACGGAATCCATACAGTGTAACGGTTGATATAAAGATACATGGGCTGATCCGTGAATATACAGGGCAACTGGTAACACCAGCGGTTGTCAAAGAAATCGAAAAAGCATTTGAAGCGAAGGTCAATAAAGAGGCCACAGCGATGATCAAAGATTTTCAGGAGAAGGGAATCGATCCTGTTGGATTCGGTCATTTTGTCAAAAGCAAAACAAGAGGCTTTGATTTTAAAAGATGGGAAGATGGATACAAGAATATGACTGTCCATGTAAATACGGACGTCATCATTACAGAAGTGGGGATTATTGAATAA
- a CDS encoding GerAB/ArcD/ProY family transporter: MQQQVPERLQISPFLVLYLIMSMQIGIGVLGYQRIIAKDAGYDAWMSVLAAGFSIHIIIWMIYKICGTVNGDIVAANAFVFGKKIGAALSSLFIVYLMILILAVLRTYLEVIQVWMFPEISVFWYSFVFMILSVYIVFGGFRTVTGIAFFCLVLPSYLLLTFFFALKYADFRNLLPVFDHSIKELSMGAYNMALTYIGFEVPLFFYPFIKDAPKSQKWAHLGVFLTTIIYTALAIITFVYFSEAQLAKSIWATLEMWKIVTMPFVERFEYIGIANWNLVILPNICIALWGSSMILKRAFKLQQKKGVILLALISLFAMLFFDSRAKINLLNDWTAKIGFALTYIYIPILFIGTFIAKKVRSKNDN, translated from the coding sequence ATGCAGCAGCAAGTACCAGAAAGATTGCAGATTTCCCCTTTTCTCGTTCTCTATTTGATTATGTCCATGCAAATCGGCATAGGAGTGCTTGGTTATCAGCGCATCATTGCCAAGGATGCTGGATATGATGCCTGGATGTCCGTCCTGGCTGCTGGTTTTAGCATCCACATTATCATATGGATGATCTATAAAATCTGCGGAACAGTTAATGGGGATATTGTAGCTGCAAACGCTTTTGTATTCGGGAAGAAAATCGGCGCTGCTTTAAGTTCTTTATTCATCGTTTATCTCATGATATTAATTCTGGCGGTCTTGCGGACATATCTGGAAGTAATCCAGGTTTGGATGTTTCCCGAAATCAGTGTGTTCTGGTATAGTTTCGTTTTTATGATTCTGTCTGTCTATATCGTGTTCGGGGGATTTCGTACAGTAACCGGGATTGCTTTTTTCTGTCTCGTCCTGCCAAGTTATCTTCTTCTTACATTCTTTTTTGCTTTAAAATATGCAGATTTTAGAAATCTTCTGCCGGTATTCGATCATTCTATTAAAGAGTTATCTATGGGTGCCTATAATATGGCACTCACCTATATTGGATTCGAAGTCCCGCTCTTTTTCTATCCATTTATCAAAGATGCGCCAAAGTCCCAAAAATGGGCTCATTTGGGTGTATTTTTGACAACGATTATTTACACAGCTCTCGCTATTATTACTTTTGTTTATTTTTCAGAAGCCCAGTTGGCCAAATCCATCTGGGCCACCCTGGAAATGTGGAAAATCGTTACCATGCCGTTCGTCGAAAGGTTTGAATACATCGGAATTGCCAACTGGAACTTGGTCATCCTGCCAAATATATGCATAGCATTATGGGGTTCCAGCATGATTTTAAAAAGGGCATTCAAGCTGCAGCAAAAAAAAGGCGTCATTCTTCTCGCGCTCATCAGTTTGTTTGCGATGTTATTTTTTGATAGTCGTGCCAAAATTAATTTACTGAATGATTGGACCGCAAAAATCGGCTTCGCATTGACCTATATTTATATACCAATTTTATTTATCGGCACATTCATCGCCAAGAAGGTGAGAAGTAAAAATGATAATTAA
- a CDS encoding helix-turn-helix transcriptional regulator encodes MQIYTPDEIASMLKISKHTVYEMIKRGDLAAFKVGNKMRIEESEFERYKASMASLPARNRGTQVSGVNLSLQLAGSHDFLVEQLVKYIASEGTGLSITPSYIGSLEGLMMLYRGSADIAAVHLLDPTSQQYNLPFIRQLFVHEPITVMRLAAREQGLIVAKGNPKSITGIKDLSRNDVTIVNRQKGAGTRFLLDSFLAEAKLELTSVKGYENEEWNHLGAAAHISRGTADVAFGIRCAASQLGLDFIPLTKEQFDLVFRWTPANTESLQHMIDLIQLTNFKESIEDLDGYDAGDFGKIIYVNH; translated from the coding sequence TTGCAAATCTATACTCCAGATGAAATCGCTTCCATGCTGAAAATTTCAAAGCATACGGTTTATGAAATGATTAAGCGCGGCGACCTTGCCGCATTTAAAGTGGGCAATAAAATGCGGATAGAAGAAAGCGAGTTTGAAAGATATAAAGCCAGCATGGCCTCATTGCCAGCTAGAAACCGGGGTACTCAAGTATCCGGAGTCAATCTTTCTTTACAGCTCGCGGGCAGCCATGACTTTCTGGTCGAGCAGCTTGTTAAGTACATAGCTTCAGAAGGTACAGGTCTCTCAATCACTCCTTCCTACATTGGCAGTCTCGAAGGTTTGATGATGCTTTACCGCGGAAGTGCTGACATCGCGGCCGTCCATCTGCTCGACCCGACGTCGCAGCAATATAATCTGCCCTTCATCCGCCAGTTGTTTGTCCACGAGCCCATTACTGTGATGAGGCTTGCAGCTAGAGAACAGGGTTTAATCGTGGCAAAGGGCAATCCAAAAAGCATTACAGGGATCAAGGATCTGTCAAGGAACGATGTTACCATTGTCAATCGTCAAAAAGGTGCCGGTACCCGTTTCCTGCTGGATTCCTTCCTTGCAGAAGCGAAACTGGAGCTGACATCTGTGAAAGGCTACGAAAATGAAGAATGGAACCATCTGGGTGCAGCTGCACATATCAGCAGGGGCACAGCGGACGTCGCTTTTGGCATCAGGTGCGCAGCAAGCCAGCTTGGCCTCGATTTCATCCCGCTCACCAAAGAACAGTTTGACCTAGTGTTTCGCTGGACACCTGCCAACACAGAATCGCTCCAGCACATGATCGACCTGATCCAGCTCACCAATTTTAAAGAAAGCATCGAAGATCTTGATGGCTATGATGCCGGGGATTTTGGCAAAATCATTTATGTAAATCATTAA
- a CDS encoding undecaprenyl-diphosphate phosphatase yields MLSKIEAFILGLIQGLTEFLPISSTGHLYLGRNLFGLEEAGLLLDTMLHVGTLLAVFVFYRNEFIKILKDPFGKLTFLLVVGTLPAVVVGLLFEDYFDEISKTGVTIGWEFLITGTLMWFADSIKDGRKKMEDISYTDALVIGSFQAAAIFPAISRSGLTIVAALWRKLDRETAAYFSFLLSTPAILGAIVLQGKDLFTSGSETISLQALLIGIISAAIFGYIAVKWMIGYLKKNSLKPFAIYVWLIGLVVLYFQYSGQF; encoded by the coding sequence ATGCTATCTAAAATTGAAGCTTTCATTCTAGGGCTGATTCAGGGACTGACCGAGTTCTTGCCGATCAGTTCGACTGGGCATCTTTATCTCGGCAGGAACCTGTTTGGACTCGAGGAAGCAGGCCTGCTGCTCGACACCATGCTCCATGTCGGAACACTGCTTGCAGTGTTTGTGTTTTACAGAAATGAATTTATCAAGATTTTGAAAGACCCATTCGGCAAACTGACCTTCCTGCTTGTTGTCGGCACACTTCCCGCTGTGGTTGTCGGATTGCTGTTTGAGGATTATTTTGATGAAATATCCAAGACGGGAGTTACGATTGGCTGGGAATTCCTGATTACCGGAACGTTAATGTGGTTCGCGGATTCGATTAAAGATGGCCGCAAGAAGATGGAAGACATCAGCTATACTGATGCCCTGGTTATCGGGAGCTTCCAGGCCGCAGCTATATTTCCGGCGATTTCGCGCTCAGGCCTGACCATTGTCGCTGCACTTTGGCGAAAACTCGACCGAGAAACAGCAGCCTACTTCTCTTTTCTGCTTTCGACACCTGCAATCCTTGGCGCAATCGTGTTGCAAGGAAAAGACCTTTTCACCAGCGGCAGCGAAACCATTTCACTTCAGGCATTGCTGATTGGCATCATTTCAGCTGCGATATTTGGTTACATCGCTGTAAAATGGATGATTGGCTATCTAAAAAAGAATTCATTGAAACCTTTTGCGATTTATGTGTGGTTAATCGGCCTTGTTGTGTTGTATTTTCAGTATAGCGGCCAGTTCTGA
- a CDS encoding FtsW/RodA/SpoVE family cell cycle protein, giving the protein MTTNQKTNSRLDYGLVTILILLFLASCIAIYSAQTTGQYGSENFLIKQIIWYVIGAGIITAVITLDSDQLQKLSWYAYGFGLVLLAGLIVAPSGIAPVINGAKSWYKVPAMGTLQPSELVKVFIILALARVIVDHHQKYRLKTIQTDLWLLIKIGLVTLAPLMLVMQQPDLGTSLVYIAIMLGMIFISGITWKLLVPIFGTGLTLISIIFYFVIWKPEILEKYLGVKEYQFGRIYSWLDPYNYQSSTGFQLTRSLLAIGSGETVGKGYGTREVYLPESHTDFIFSIIGEEFGFVGASILVSLFFLLIYQITKIGMETKNDFYTYICVGVISMITFHVFQNIGMTIGLLPITGIPLPFISYGGSSLMGNMLAVSLIFSIRYHYKKYMFSTST; this is encoded by the coding sequence ATGACAACGAATCAAAAAACGAATTCCCGGCTCGACTATGGGCTGGTTACGATATTGATCCTTTTATTTCTTGCCAGCTGCATTGCCATTTACAGTGCCCAGACAACGGGGCAGTATGGCTCTGAAAACTTTCTGATCAAACAGATTATCTGGTATGTCATCGGTGCCGGTATCATTACCGCAGTCATCACACTGGATTCGGACCAGCTGCAAAAACTGAGCTGGTATGCGTACGGCTTTGGACTGGTGCTGCTGGCAGGGCTGATTGTTGCTCCATCAGGTATCGCGCCGGTCATCAATGGGGCAAAAAGCTGGTACAAGGTGCCGGCAATGGGGACTCTGCAGCCGTCTGAACTAGTCAAGGTGTTCATCATCCTGGCGCTTGCGCGGGTGATAGTCGATCATCATCAGAAGTACCGCTTAAAGACTATCCAGACAGATTTATGGCTGCTGATTAAGATCGGCCTGGTGACACTGGCACCGCTCATGCTTGTCATGCAGCAGCCTGACCTTGGGACTTCACTTGTGTATATTGCCATTATGCTCGGGATGATTTTCATCTCAGGCATTACCTGGAAGCTGCTTGTCCCGATTTTTGGGACAGGGCTGACATTGATATCGATCATTTTTTACTTTGTCATTTGGAAGCCGGAAATCCTGGAGAAATACCTTGGGGTAAAAGAGTACCAGTTTGGCCGGATCTATTCCTGGCTTGATCCATATAATTACCAGAGTTCAACGGGCTTCCAGCTGACGAGATCGTTACTGGCGATTGGCTCCGGCGAAACGGTAGGGAAGGGCTATGGAACAAGGGAAGTATACCTTCCTGAGAGCCATACCGACTTCATCTTCAGCATCATCGGTGAGGAATTTGGCTTCGTTGGCGCAAGTATCCTTGTCAGCTTATTTTTCCTGCTGATTTACCAGATCACGAAAATTGGAATGGAGACCAAAAACGATTTCTACACCTATATTTGTGTCGGTGTCATCAGTATGATCACCTTCCACGTCTTCCAGAATATCGGCATGACAATCGGCCTCCTGCCGATCACGGGAATCCCGCTGCCATTCATCAGCTACGGGGGAAGCTCTTTGATGGGAAACATGCTGGCAGTAAGCCTGATCTTTTCAATACGATACCATTACAAAAAGTATATGTTTTCGACTTCAACATAA
- a CDS encoding spore germination protein, giving the protein MKKLFKKKLMEDIQKEAARQDTNGQKPDQYLNDHEWENLLFKSHDYRKTFYVNQKSAKKFCFSFISTLVDESVLQNNALPNLLEGDFHTIADVKKLLPIADVQISDKNEDIETKLFNGYVLLTLENEEKYFAFIAAQKEIVRSVSQPEVEFSVIGPKESFVESIDQNLNMIRKRVPVKELVIENYTVGSISKSGVAILYIEGITNKENVNTVIQRVKEIEFDEITDSSYIVQLISDNQNSPFPQLLDTERPDRIAAILAEGKVAILVDGSPHALIGPTTLVEFFGSFEDYFLNYLLSSFFRLIRLFAVAFSILITPIYVATLSYHYELIPKDLLSTLITSRREIPLPPILEALFLELTIELLREAGARLPTKVGQTIGIVGGIVIGTASVEAGLTSNVLLIIVALAALASFTTPVYRMGNTIRLLRFPFLFFAELWGLLGIVVAFSFLLTHLIRLTSLGRPFLEPLYPPRVTDFKDAIIRLPFTMQYNRPQYLRTENPKRFNEKKAKEKKDIDE; this is encoded by the coding sequence ATGAAGAAGCTATTCAAGAAAAAATTGATGGAAGACATCCAAAAAGAAGCTGCAAGACAGGATACTAATGGCCAAAAGCCTGATCAATATCTAAACGACCACGAGTGGGAAAACCTGTTATTCAAGTCGCACGATTATCGAAAGACTTTTTATGTGAACCAAAAGAGCGCAAAGAAATTTTGTTTTTCCTTTATATCGACTCTTGTGGACGAAAGTGTTCTTCAGAACAATGCCCTTCCTAACCTGCTTGAAGGCGATTTTCATACCATTGCAGATGTCAAAAAACTTCTTCCTATTGCAGATGTACAAATTTCAGACAAAAACGAGGATATTGAAACAAAGCTATTTAATGGATATGTATTGCTAACACTGGAAAATGAAGAAAAGTATTTTGCCTTCATTGCCGCGCAAAAGGAAATCGTCCGGTCAGTTAGCCAGCCAGAAGTAGAGTTCAGCGTCATCGGTCCAAAAGAATCTTTTGTCGAGTCAATTGACCAAAATCTTAATATGATTCGGAAAAGGGTTCCTGTGAAAGAGTTGGTGATTGAAAATTATACCGTTGGCTCAATATCTAAATCCGGTGTCGCCATCCTTTACATAGAGGGCATCACGAACAAGGAAAATGTCAATACCGTGATCCAGCGCGTAAAGGAGATTGAGTTTGACGAAATTACAGACAGCTCCTATATTGTCCAGTTAATTTCCGACAATCAGAATTCCCCTTTCCCGCAGTTGCTTGATACGGAAAGGCCTGACCGGATTGCCGCCATACTTGCAGAAGGAAAAGTCGCCATCCTTGTCGACGGATCACCCCATGCGCTGATTGGCCCAACAACACTGGTAGAATTTTTCGGTTCATTTGAAGACTATTTCCTGAATTATTTACTCTCTTCTTTTTTCCGTCTGATTCGATTATTTGCGGTTGCGTTCTCTATTCTGATTACGCCCATTTATGTGGCAACTTTATCCTATCATTATGAGCTGATTCCAAAAGATCTTTTGAGCACATTGATTACGTCGAGAAGGGAAATCCCGCTCCCTCCGATCCTGGAAGCATTATTCCTTGAGCTGACGATTGAGCTATTGCGTGAGGCAGGAGCCCGGCTGCCCACCAAGGTTGGCCAGACAATCGGTATCGTAGGCGGTATCGTTATCGGTACAGCTTCCGTTGAAGCCGGACTGACCAGTAACGTACTGCTGATCATCGTTGCCCTGGCTGCACTGGCATCGTTTACAACACCTGTCTACCGGATGGGCAACACAATCAGGCTGCTGCGTTTCCCCTTCTTGTTCTTTGCTGAACTCTGGGGTTTGCTTGGGATCGTTGTCGCATTTTCATTCCTTCTGACTCACCTAATTAGACTGACATCACTGGGAAGGCCCTTTTTGGAGCCTCTTTACCCGCCAAGGGTCACTGACTTTAAAGATGCAATCATCCGTCTCCCTTTTACCATGCAGTACAACCGGCCACAATATTTGAGAACCGAAAATCCCAAACGCTTTAATGAGAAAAAAGCGAAGGAAAAGAAGGACATCGATGAATGA